The nucleotide window GCACCGCGAACCGATGCTGATGGTGGACCGCATACTGGAAATTCGGAAAGAAGAAGTAATTACGTCGTTCCGGATACAGCCCGATAATATCTTTGTTGATAAAGGCTTTTTTGTTGAATCAGGCCTGATTGAAAATGTAGCCCAAACCTGTTCCGCGATTACCGGTCAGGATTTTGGCGATGAGATCCGCAACCATGAAGATCCTGGCTCCAAAGTAATTGGCTTCATCACCAATATTAAAAAAGTGAAGATCCATGAACTGCCGTCGGTGGGCAGCGAGATTATCTCCAAAGCGCACCTTAACTCA belongs to Chryseobacterium sp. and includes:
- a CDS encoding ABC transporter permease; its protein translation is MEKENHINIQDFLPHREPMLMVDRILEIRKEEVITSFRIQPDNIFVDKGFFVESGLIENVAQTCSAITGQDFGDEIRNHEDPGSKVIGFITNIKKVKIHELPSVGSEIISKAHLNSQFGDICTISCLTYLEDRLLVEAEISLFIKAL